aatcTGAACAGCACATTTCAACTTATTTGAATGCAACTAAAATGATGAAGAATTATGTTTGGCTTGACATGTTCCCACTTTTTGTAAAGTTATGCAATATGCATGACAttataaacagctttatgaaacatttttaCACTTAATTGAAACAGATATTGGCAATAAATGTTATTGAGACACAGAGAGAATACAGCTTCTTCCTAAAATGACATGTTCTGATTGCAAGATAAATTTATGCAACACCATGATTCAAATGTATGCTCCAAGATCTATGGAATTCATCTacttgaaacaaaaaattgcCCCTTGGTCTAAACCCACTTTCCATTTGGTCCACTCTCaccccacatggtctaatcttACAGTTTGTCTACAACCACTTTGTCGACTAACCATTTGGACAATTGTCATTTAGCCCATCAATCATTTTATCTGATTTCCGGCTGCGCTATAACCATTGGTCTAACACCACATAATCCATATGACGAGATGAACTGTTTATTaaccaattttgataaattgtaaaaTAATGTAGAGAAAGTGGAAATTACACACCTGGGCATTGGAATCAATATGTTAGACCAAGTGAGTATTAGAACCAGTAATAGTTGGACAAAACTCAAATGTTTAGTTAACCAAGTAGATACAGACCATTCAACATACCTTTTTTTCATTCCGATGTCCATTCTTTGCATGATACTTCATCCCATTGACGTTCTTATATCTCTTCTTACATCCTGGTACAGGACAGAGAAAGGGTTTATCGTCCCCCACCTGGGTGGCCATGGTGCGAAGGATAAGCTCATAACTAAACTCATCTTGTGTCGTCCAGGAGTTATCGCTGTCTGAATCGCTCTTGTCGTTGTCATCATCAAAGTCCCACTCGCCGCTGTTGACTGCTGCTTATGgtataataaagaaagaatttcataaaaacttgaaaattatatAAGACGTAATGTTAGTTTGATTTCATTGTTAAATTGTCCCGTATATTATTAAGTGTCTTTACCAAACTAAATTGATTTAATGACATCTGTTGagaaaacttgaaataaaacgACAGATCAAGAATATGTTCAACAAAAACAGACAGCaacatttctttcaaaatacatgtacctaaaTATTAACACCTCAGGTTAATTGTTTCTTCTAGGGAGATTTTCATCAACTTTTTTGTCTGACAATTTGTTGGATCTgataactttccttgattttgattggctgagaagcacagttaCTATGaaagtgtcggataaaacaaactttgtCAGATCAGATAAAACATCCAGcaattcctttcatgaaacgctctcctGAAAAGACAATCAAAATACATCTAAGCCATTCACTACATTCAAGTTGCATTTAGCTTTCAACATATTTTAAGTGTTCTTGAATGTAAAATCAGCAAATTAAAAAACCCAGACTTACCTACAAGAGTCTGTGCAATAGTCCTTGGACTTGATGTTGATGAACTGTGAACACGTGCCTTCTTCTTCTCATGTTGATGTTTTGCTGCATCAGTCACAAACCTTTCATTGCAAATAAGATTTGTAAAAACAATAAGAATATGGAAAGGTAAAATTggtgataaaaaatgaaaatgttgggaaactgtacatgtaccttgtagTACAAGGCTTGtactttctctctcactaattttaattttaaaacgACAATTTTATCATTGCGATAGTTAGGTAAAAATATTCAAGTCAAAGGATGTGCATGTATGCAACGATAAAaactaaaaaattattttgtgatGATGGGACACATTATCACTTGGGAGAGATACCATTATCTCTCTAATGCAAAGATGAACAACCATCTAGCATATAATTAGTATTGGCATGTGGACGGGAGCAATAGTTTTCATTTATACCTAAAGCTGAAACCAAAATGATTATATtcttaaattacatgtacattcaataaatgaaaaaatactaaatatttataaaaatataaatgcattttTTCACTGATGTGAAGGTCCAGGCCAGGGTTTTTTATCCAAGAAAACCTTCTTCTACCTAACTATAGCggagttttttttcaaaatgatatttgtcaaatgaaaaatgatggcAATAACTACCTTGGTAAGGCATCCATGGGAATTCAGAATGTACAGAATATCTCAAactatatcatacatgtaaaagTAAGAAGAAATACATTCTTCCACGGTCCACTATAGGCCTACCTATCCATATTTTAAAAAGATCAGtgtatcatcatttttttttcttattgggtgtattttgtcaaataataaACATATAGCTATACTTTGATTAAGGGCCCTACACTAATAGCATAAAttaagttactattatggtataTTTGCCATACAATGATAACTTCTCTAAAATCCTTGATTTGGTTGGCTGTTGAGCATCATTAccatcagtggcggaccgtgaccaggaggagacaaagcattggggggcacagcattgttcacaaacaatacagtgcccctccaatgctttgtctcctccaggtcacggtccgctactgaTTACCATTGTATGGCAATGTTACCATGATTGCAACTTTTATGCAGATCTttttctcacttgatcacataGCTGAGAGGCAAAGATGATGGCTGCTGCAACTCTTGCTTCTCAAGGAACTTGGGATCATTGTCTAAAAATTcaacacaaacaaaaataatacttGATTTCATTCATCACATTATATTCCAATTAAACtgttttaaaatgtaattgCATGATCACCCAATATGTTGCGTCCTAATGTATTTGACTTCGGTTGCTTTCTTTTACAATTTGTTCATTTCTACCTACTGTTTTTTACAATTAAACAAAGGAACAGTCTGAAATCATTTAACATTTAAAGAAGAACTGgtactctttttctttttgctttgaGGCTATCAttgatttcttcttccttttttttttttttgggggggggttgaattcCTATTTCAAGATTATTTGTTTGTAGCACATTGTGCAATTaagtatgaatatacatgtatcaggtGCTGGTATACagtttaaatcatgaaatagaTTAAGATTGTAAAGAATCAATTTTGTGCATGATTTTGTGACAGATGTAGAAGCACCTCTGAGGAAAATGGTAACTTAACAAATTATACATGGTTATACTTTATCAACTTTATATCCAAATTTTATTAGAACAAATTTCAGaattatcttgaaaattaaaaatcttgatctttggttaattttttttcaggatcATACCAGTGTGTTGGGCTTAACAGGACCTTTGACCTTCACTTAGTGAcctgaaaataaatcaatgatttaTTTGCCAATAACCATCATAAACAAGTCTCATGGAATATGAAATGATACTTACAGAATCTTGAAAGTAAAATATCtaaatcttaatttttttttattgataccaCACCATAGtcaaaagttcattgaacttgattgacctttgacattcaTCTTCTAACCTGAAATCCATGCCACATAATAAATGACAATATCAGCTTTCAAAAAGTTCCAATTGCACATCTTTTTCCATGCTCAATATTTTAGTTACTTGGAAATTAAAGGGAAAAGCTCAAAAACTAACAAAATTTTACCATATTCTGTTATTTTGCGAAAAAACAAAGacattgaaaattattaatacaATGGCAAGCCAATGTGATTGATACACAATAGTGTGTGATGATGAGGAGCCAGAACTATTAATTGAATGTGGTTGGTGGCTGGTGGGATAATATCAGATCTTACTGtaaaatttacataattttccTTAATTACTACACATGAGATTAGGCATATTTTCATGCTCAAACTTTGCTGAATATATACCATTACTTATATACACTGTAACTACGTAAATTCCTCAAGTATACTACTGTATATGTCAAGATGAGATTTGAGAAATGCTATATCTATACATTATAGTGTATAAATTGACGAAAACACATACGTGAGCATATACACTTCAGGCAGTTCAGAAATTTGGTGTAGGATATCCCATATTCATGAACCAGTGTAAATCATCTGAAAAGCACTCTTAACAAAGATTTACAATCCTTGTGTATAATACAGTAGGAGGCAAACCAATCAACATCTACCCTTACTGAATTGCCAATTTTTGAAAAGCACCCCTACAACCCATAGTTCATTTTGAATTCTGATAATCATGTTCTCATCACCTCAGTGAATGTTATACACTTCttgattttcagtatttttcatatttgtatGCATCATCCAGATTATCCCATCACTGACAtgagaaaaaattatattttcttttcaacgAATATAACAATATACAGGTCTACACTACTGGCCAAAAGAACAGATTATTGATCACTAAAAAAAGAAACCAGACAATTAATAAGGGTACTTTGAATAAACTTGGGGTAAGTCATGTCACAATTCAATTTAGTGCTATGGGGTGGGGTGAGGGGCATTGCCCCTGTactctgctccccccccccctggacaCCTTTCCTTTAGGATATTTTTTCTGCACCTACTGATCAAAATACAATTCACAATAATgactaaaatacaaaatgcatacaaaataaTTGATCATATTCCAAATTATGACATACAAATAGATAATAgatgaaatcaatattgtaaaatacataattagaATGCAGGTGCCAGCTTTTTCATGAATAAGCCATTGCAGCCAGGCCAGGCATATATTTGGGTCTCATGGTCAAGgtcaatgaatgaaataataataccaactagactttctttaaattattttacctCATGGATGGTGGTTAAAATAATGCTATTTTCTCTGAGCAAATCATCATCTGCCCAACTTCACAATAAATACGTTCCTATATAGgcttattttgatattcattcaGAAAAGGTCGattatcaaaattttctttaaaaagtttcATGCTCTGgataaaaacaaatagaattaaatctaatttaattgaaaaaaatgtttgaaagtaATAATTTCAAACAACCTTACCTCACATGAAAACCCTGACTAAAATACACCTGATCTGTCAATTATGTGTCAAGAATTATAAAATCCCCAGCTATTCATTTCATTGATCTCGAAATTCCAAATATCACTCTCAATCTCCAGTGAGATATACCGGTATCAAATTGTCATAttttccattattatttttcatattgttgCTTGTAGATTCTGACAGCTCAACATACACACAGAGGCTAGACACTCAACAAAGGATTTTGTACCTGACCCGAGTTCTTTGTTTTGTAGAATGCCAAAAGGCAATGCCTCAATCCTAAACATTCGCCTGCCTTGTCCCGTTAGCTTTTGTTTGGGATACCAACAAAAGAATCCTCTGTGTGTGTTTTAACGCACGATCAACTCACCAATATGTGCATCCTCTATGTGTTCGATCAGCTGACGAAGGGATGGGAAAGTCAGGCCACAGTCACTAAATTTACACACATTTGTGAAGAAAACGGCCATTATTTCCGTCATCCATTTAGCAGAATAGTCGTTCGTGGTAACTGCTCAGATCAATGATATAAATTCATACCTAATGTACCTCAACTACGGCAATATTTCCATGGTTTATTTAAGTTCTATTCCGCATCCTGCATAGCATCTCCACATATCTAACGTTACACTGCCTCCCCGTATAGCGAGACGCGCCCCGGCCGAGCTACAGCGGCGTCCGATTCCGTTCGTACAGTACCGGTGCCGGGCGTGGTAATTGCCTTTTCAAGTTTAGATTTGCAAGTTGAAATTGCAGCAGGAAATTCCAATTAGAATTAGCCAGGACCGAGTGCGTTACTTCAATAGTATCCGTGTATTAAACCAGCTTAAAACTTTCTTCAATCTAACTGTGTATTCAGTTTGCCTTTGCATAATTCTACTCCAACTTCGTCTGCTTCAGTTAGCTGACTCGCTCGCGCCACACATCTCCACTGCATGCACAATGACAATACCGGTTGCATGCGATAATACCGTACCAACTTGACGTAGGCGCTGGCAATTGGGCCAGCTGAGCGCCGCATAAAGTTTCTGAAATAGCAACCAACGAGGCAACAACCTGTATAAATTAAGCCTATagactttatttatttttctaaatcGTACGGCTTCTTCCATCAAAAGCAATAGCCAATATACAGTGTCTATAATTGAATATGACTTCTCAATTGTAACACTGTGATACATCTCCCTGATGGATGTA
This genomic interval from Lytechinus pictus isolate F3 Inbred chromosome 3, Lp3.0, whole genome shotgun sequence contains the following:
- the LOC129257603 gene encoding juxtaposed with another zinc finger protein 1-like isoform X2, translated to MTEIMAVFFTNVCKFSDCGLTFPSLRQLIEHIEDAHIDNDPKFLEKQELQQPSSLPLSYVIKFVTDAAKHQHEKKKARVHSSSTSSPRTIAQTLVAVNSGEWDFDDDNDKSDSDSDNSWTTQDEFSYELILRTMATQVGDDKPFLCPVPGCKKRYKNVNGMKYHAKNGHRNEKKVKKNFKCQCGKSYKTAQGLRQHRQTHTNSLDLPLSSLASNKQIKTSKVSSALSSLASSTVPASIIQQATPLLASPLGMSLANGSIVLESITPISSGSIIMEPGVSTASAALGSMAQAQQTGLIVTLPSGVEPTSINLAKASLAAANKVKFKQIHIQGDAKD
- the LOC129257603 gene encoding juxtaposed with another zinc finger protein 1-like isoform X1 codes for the protein MTEIMAVFFTNVCKFSDCGLTFPSLRQLIEHIEDAHIDNDPKFLEKQELQQPSSLPLSYVIKFVTDAAKHQHEKKKARVHSSSTSSPRTIAQTLVAAVNSGEWDFDDDNDKSDSDSDNSWTTQDEFSYELILRTMATQVGDDKPFLCPVPGCKKRYKNVNGMKYHAKNGHRNEKKVKKNFKCQCGKSYKTAQGLRQHRQTHTNSLDLPLSSLASNKQIKTSKVSSALSSLASSTVPASIIQQATPLLASPLGMSLANGSIVLESITPISSGSIIMEPGVSTASAALGSMAQAQQTGLIVTLPSGVEPTSINLAKASLAAANKVKFKQIHIQGDAKD